In Vidua chalybeata isolate OUT-0048 chromosome 9, bVidCha1 merged haplotype, whole genome shotgun sequence, a genomic segment contains:
- the FPGT gene encoding fucose-1-phosphate guanylyltransferase isoform X2 encodes MSSGATRTLLLTGFPNRAPASTPGNGGSTLHALRCLEEQYGDQWTSFTVLLIHSGGYSQRLPNASALGKIFTALPLGDPVYQMLELKLAMYIDFPRHMKPGILITCSDDIELYSTGVTETITFDKPGFTALAHPSDLAVGATHGVFVLDPSSFLGKGGLEYGSCYRFLHKPDVETMQQSGAVCVRGDHPHLSSPGSCGDPAVASECVYTDSVFYIDHSTAQQLLQFYKQVGTLCCEIDAYGDFLQALGPGATPDYTKNTSNVSKEDSGLVAVRQQLYSLLQGTALNVIVLNNSQFYHIGTTQEYLFHFTAESKLRFELDLQPVAFSIFPDTAKTLDQSSVIQSVLEPGCMIGPGSVIEYSRIGPEVSVGKGSIVSGSYINFSVDIPSDCFLSSVSVKITDRVEYVTMVFGVGDDLKKSVKLLSDIHCLQFFGASLPECLDLWSLEASDQLFSSEDTRLGLWTARIFPVCSALSESVRMSLNMLNSVQHKSAFKLSGFQLLSVEEMLTYKDVEDMLKFRKQIYDEICLQQQNRMNST; translated from the exons ATGAGCTCAGGTGCCACTCGGACTCTGCTCCTCACCGGATTTCCCAACCGCGCACCCGCCTCCACCCCCG GAAATGGTGGATCAACTCTTCATGCTCTTCGGTGCTTGGAAGAGCAGTATGGTGATCAGTGGACTTCCTTCACTGTGCTGCTAATCCATTCTG GTGGTTACAGCCAGCGTTTGCCAAATGCAAGTGCCCTGGGCAAGATCTTCACAGCCCTGCCGTTGGGTGATCCCGTGTACCAGATGCTGGAGCTGAAGCTGGCCATGTACATCGACTTCCCCCGTCACATGAAACCAGGAATCCTCATCACGTGTTCGGATGACATAGAGCTGTACAGCACTGGGGTCACAGAAACCATCACTTTTGATAAACCTGGCTTTACTGCCTTGGCTCACCCCTCAGATTTAGCAGTTGGGGCCACGCACGGGGTGTTTGTGCTAGATCCGTCCAGTTTTTTGGGAAAGGGAGGACTGGAATATGGATCATGCTATCGTTTCCTGCACAAGCCTGACGTGGAGACCATGCAGCAGAGTGGTGCAGTGTGTGTGAGGGGGGATCACCCTCACCTcagctcccctgggagctgtggggaccCGGCAGTGGCCTCAGAGTGTGTGTACACAGACAGCGTATTCTACATTGaccacagcactgcccagcagctACTGCAGTTCTACAAGCAGGTGGGCACTCTTTGCTGTGAAATAGATGCATACGGTGACTTTCTGCAGGCCCTGGGGCCTGGAGCCACTCCAGATTACACCAAAAACACAAGTAATGTCTCCAAGGAGGACTCGGGGTTGGTGGCAGTGCGGCAGCAACTGTACTCCCTCCTGCAGGGCACCGCCCTGAATGTCATAGTCCTCAACAACTCCCAGTTCTACCACATCGGGACTACTCAGGagtatttgtttcattttactgCTGAGAGCAAACTGAGATTTGAGCTTGACTTGCAGCCTGTGGCTTTTAGCATCTTCCCTGACACAGCCAAGACCTTGGATCAGTCGAGCGTCATCCAGAGCGTCCTTGAGCCCGGGTGTATGATAGGGCCTGGCTCTGTCATTGAGTACTCCAGAATCGGGCCTGAAGTCTCAGTGGGGAAAGGCAGCATTGTCAGTGGGTCCTACATAAATTTCAGTGTAGACATACCCTCAGACTGCTTCCTGAGTTCAGTAAGTGTGAAAATTACTGATCGAGTGGAGTATGTCACCATGGTGTTCGGTGTCGGCGACGACTTGAAAAAGAGCGTGAAATTGCTGTCGGATATACACTGCCTCCAGTTTTTTGGAGCCAGCTTACCAGAATGCCTTGACCTCTGGAGCTTAGAGGCTTCGGACCAGCTGTTCTCCAGTGAGGACACACGTTTGGGGCTGTGGACTGCAAGGATTTTCCCTGTTTGTTCTGCTCTGAGTGAATCAGTTAGGATGTCACTGAACATGCTGAATTCTGTGCAGCACAAGTCAGCTTTCAAACTGAGTGGCTTTCAGCTTTTGTCTGTTGAAGAAATGCTCACCTACAAAGATGTGGAAGACATGCTGAAGTTTAGGAAGCAAATTTATGACGAAATCTGCCTACAACAACAAAATAGAATGAACAGTACTTGA
- the FPGT gene encoding fucose-1-phosphate guanylyltransferase isoform X1: MSSGATRTLLLTGFPNRAPASTPGAAARPGELWDVVVLTAADAAQAGAFREQLAEKLRREQLPRAVRYLVCADPPGPRIGNGGSTLHALRCLEEQYGDQWTSFTVLLIHSGGYSQRLPNASALGKIFTALPLGDPVYQMLELKLAMYIDFPRHMKPGILITCSDDIELYSTGVTETITFDKPGFTALAHPSDLAVGATHGVFVLDPSSFLGKGGLEYGSCYRFLHKPDVETMQQSGAVCVRGDHPHLSSPGSCGDPAVASECVYTDSVFYIDHSTAQQLLQFYKQVGTLCCEIDAYGDFLQALGPGATPDYTKNTSNVSKEDSGLVAVRQQLYSLLQGTALNVIVLNNSQFYHIGTTQEYLFHFTAESKLRFELDLQPVAFSIFPDTAKTLDQSSVIQSVLEPGCMIGPGSVIEYSRIGPEVSVGKGSIVSGSYINFSVDIPSDCFLSSVSVKITDRVEYVTMVFGVGDDLKKSVKLLSDIHCLQFFGASLPECLDLWSLEASDQLFSSEDTRLGLWTARIFPVCSALSESVRMSLNMLNSVQHKSAFKLSGFQLLSVEEMLTYKDVEDMLKFRKQIYDEICLQQQNRMNST, encoded by the exons ATGAGCTCAGGTGCCACTCGGACTCTGCTCCTCACCGGATTTCCCAACCGCGCACCCGCCTCCACCCCCG GCGCGGCCGCCCGGCCCGGCGAGCTGTGGGACGTGGTGGTGCTGACGGCGGCGGACGCGGCGCAGGCGGGCGCGTTCCGGGAGCAGCTGGCGGAGAAGCTGCGGcgggagcagctgcccagggccgTCCGGTACCTCGTGTGCGCCGACCCGCCGGGGCCCAGGATCG GAAATGGTGGATCAACTCTTCATGCTCTTCGGTGCTTGGAAGAGCAGTATGGTGATCAGTGGACTTCCTTCACTGTGCTGCTAATCCATTCTG GTGGTTACAGCCAGCGTTTGCCAAATGCAAGTGCCCTGGGCAAGATCTTCACAGCCCTGCCGTTGGGTGATCCCGTGTACCAGATGCTGGAGCTGAAGCTGGCCATGTACATCGACTTCCCCCGTCACATGAAACCAGGAATCCTCATCACGTGTTCGGATGACATAGAGCTGTACAGCACTGGGGTCACAGAAACCATCACTTTTGATAAACCTGGCTTTACTGCCTTGGCTCACCCCTCAGATTTAGCAGTTGGGGCCACGCACGGGGTGTTTGTGCTAGATCCGTCCAGTTTTTTGGGAAAGGGAGGACTGGAATATGGATCATGCTATCGTTTCCTGCACAAGCCTGACGTGGAGACCATGCAGCAGAGTGGTGCAGTGTGTGTGAGGGGGGATCACCCTCACCTcagctcccctgggagctgtggggaccCGGCAGTGGCCTCAGAGTGTGTGTACACAGACAGCGTATTCTACATTGaccacagcactgcccagcagctACTGCAGTTCTACAAGCAGGTGGGCACTCTTTGCTGTGAAATAGATGCATACGGTGACTTTCTGCAGGCCCTGGGGCCTGGAGCCACTCCAGATTACACCAAAAACACAAGTAATGTCTCCAAGGAGGACTCGGGGTTGGTGGCAGTGCGGCAGCAACTGTACTCCCTCCTGCAGGGCACCGCCCTGAATGTCATAGTCCTCAACAACTCCCAGTTCTACCACATCGGGACTACTCAGGagtatttgtttcattttactgCTGAGAGCAAACTGAGATTTGAGCTTGACTTGCAGCCTGTGGCTTTTAGCATCTTCCCTGACACAGCCAAGACCTTGGATCAGTCGAGCGTCATCCAGAGCGTCCTTGAGCCCGGGTGTATGATAGGGCCTGGCTCTGTCATTGAGTACTCCAGAATCGGGCCTGAAGTCTCAGTGGGGAAAGGCAGCATTGTCAGTGGGTCCTACATAAATTTCAGTGTAGACATACCCTCAGACTGCTTCCTGAGTTCAGTAAGTGTGAAAATTACTGATCGAGTGGAGTATGTCACCATGGTGTTCGGTGTCGGCGACGACTTGAAAAAGAGCGTGAAATTGCTGTCGGATATACACTGCCTCCAGTTTTTTGGAGCCAGCTTACCAGAATGCCTTGACCTCTGGAGCTTAGAGGCTTCGGACCAGCTGTTCTCCAGTGAGGACACACGTTTGGGGCTGTGGACTGCAAGGATTTTCCCTGTTTGTTCTGCTCTGAGTGAATCAGTTAGGATGTCACTGAACATGCTGAATTCTGTGCAGCACAAGTCAGCTTTCAAACTGAGTGGCTTTCAGCTTTTGTCTGTTGAAGAAATGCTCACCTACAAAGATGTGGAAGACATGCTGAAGTTTAGGAAGCAAATTTATGACGAAATCTGCCTACAACAACAAAATAGAATGAACAGTACTTGA